The Streptomyces sp. NBC_01689 genome includes a window with the following:
- a CDS encoding type B 50S ribosomal protein L31 produces MQQDKQPDYHAVVFRDRAAGFAFLTRSTATSERTIEWDDGETYPVVDVEISSESHPFYTGKARTVDSEGRIAQFEKRYGGSVQGADCGDDKDPA; encoded by the coding sequence ATGCAGCAGGACAAGCAGCCCGACTACCACGCCGTGGTCTTCCGGGACCGGGCCGCCGGATTCGCCTTCCTCACCCGGTCCACGGCGACGAGTGAGCGGACGATCGAGTGGGACGACGGCGAGACCTACCCGGTCGTCGATGTCGAGATCTCGTCCGAGAGTCACCCGTTCTACACCGGCAAGGCCCGGACGGTGGACTCGGAGGGCCGGATCGCGCAGTTCGAGAAGCGCTACGGAGGCTCCGTACAGGGCGCGGACTGCGGGGACGACAAGGATCCGGCATGA
- a CDS encoding roadblock/LC7 domain-containing protein: protein MIQDPSPRAAQRSGELDWLLDDLVLRVAEVRHAVVLSNDGLAVGASTGLLRADAEHLAAVASGFHSLAKGAGRHFGAGGVRQTLVEMDDGFLLVAAAGDGSCLSVLTAATADIGLVAYEMARLVKRVGEHLHAPPRAASQPPVAGSAEEGRYG from the coding sequence ATGATTCAGGACCCGAGCCCGCGGGCCGCCCAGAGATCCGGCGAACTCGACTGGCTGCTGGACGACCTGGTGCTCCGTGTGGCCGAAGTACGGCACGCGGTGGTGCTGTCGAACGACGGGCTGGCGGTGGGCGCCTCCACCGGTCTCCTCCGCGCAGACGCCGAGCATCTGGCCGCCGTCGCCTCCGGATTCCACAGCCTGGCGAAGGGCGCGGGCCGTCACTTCGGTGCCGGAGGCGTTCGCCAGACGCTGGTCGAGATGGACGACGGCTTCCTGCTCGTGGCGGCGGCGGGCGACGGCTCGTGTCTCTCCGTCCTCACCGCCGCGACCGCCGACATCGGGCTGGTGGCCTACGAGATGGCACGGCTGGTCAAACGGGTCGGCGAACATCTCCACGCACCTCCGCGCGCGGCTTCCCAGCCACCCGTCGCCGGATCCGCCGAGGAAGGCCGATACGGATGA
- a CDS encoding PPOX class F420-dependent oxidoreductase: MAQKMTDEQWRAFVSEGTRTAKLSTVRADGSPHVAPIWFLLDGDDLVFNTGKETVKGRNLARDGRVALCVDDDRPPFAFVVLEGRAELSEDPEELRQWAARIGGRYMGEDRAEEFGKRNGVPGELLVRVRIDKAVAFSALAG, translated from the coding sequence ATGGCACAGAAGATGACCGACGAGCAATGGCGGGCCTTCGTCTCTGAGGGGACCCGCACCGCGAAATTGTCGACCGTCCGGGCGGACGGCAGCCCACATGTGGCACCGATCTGGTTCCTGCTGGACGGCGACGACCTGGTCTTCAACACCGGGAAGGAGACGGTGAAGGGACGGAACCTGGCCCGTGACGGCCGAGTCGCCCTCTGCGTGGACGACGACCGGCCTCCGTTCGCCTTCGTGGTGCTGGAGGGACGGGCCGAACTGTCCGAGGATCCGGAGGAGTTGCGTCAGTGGGCCGCCCGCATCGGTGGGCGCTACATGGGTGAGGACCGGGCCGAGGAGTTCGGGAAACGCAACGGTGTGCCGGGTGAACTCCTCGTCCGCGTACGCATCGACAAGGCCGTCGCCTTCTCCGCGTTGGCGGGCTAG
- a CDS encoding DEAD/DEAH box helicase: MTLIDQLPQTADPDALYEAFESWAGERGLTLYPHQEEALIEVVSGANVIVSTPTGSGKSMIAAGAHFAALARDEVTFYTAPIKALVSEKFFELCKIFGTENVGMLTGDASVNADAPVICCTAEVLASIALRDGKHADVGQVVMDEFHFYAEGDRGWAWQIPILELPQAQFILMSATLGDVSMFEKDLTRRTGRPTSVVRSATRPVPLSYEYVLTPLTETLTELLATRQAPVYIVHFTQAQAVERAQALMSINMCTREEKDQIADLIGNFRFTTKFGQNLSRYVRHGIGVHHAGMLPKYRRLVEKLAQAGLLKVICGTDTLGVGVNVPIRTVLFTALTKYDGNRVRTLRAREFHQIAGRAGRAGFDTAGFVVAQAPEHVIENEKALSKAGDDPKKRRKVVRKKAPEGFVGWTDSTFEKLIASEPEPLTSRFRVTHTMLLSVIARPGNAFEAMRHLLEDNHEPRKQQLRHIRRAIAIYRSLLDGGIVEKLDTPDAEGRIVRLTVDLQQDFALNQPLSTFALAAFDLLDPESPSYALDMVSVVESTLDDPRQILAAQQNKARGEAVAAMKADGVEYEERMERLQDVSYPKPMEELLFHAYNTYRTSHPWVGDHPLSPKSVIRDMYERAMSFTEFVSFYELARTEGIVLRYLASAYKALEHTVPDDLKSEDLEDLIAWLGELVRQVDSSLLDEWEQLANPEEMTAEEAQEKADQVKPVTANARAFRVLVRNAMFRRVELAALDNVDELGSMDADSGWDADAWGEAMDKYWDEYEDLGTGPDARGPKLLSIVEEPQNSLWRVRQTFADPNGDHDWGISAEVDLTASDAEGRAVVKVTDVGQL; encoded by the coding sequence GTGACCCTTATCGATCAGCTGCCGCAGACCGCAGATCCCGACGCCCTCTACGAAGCCTTCGAGTCGTGGGCCGGGGAACGTGGTCTCACCCTCTACCCCCACCAGGAGGAGGCGCTGATCGAGGTGGTCTCGGGGGCCAACGTGATCGTCTCGACCCCCACCGGCTCGGGGAAGAGCATGATCGCCGCGGGTGCGCACTTCGCCGCGCTCGCCCGGGACGAGGTCACCTTCTACACGGCGCCGATCAAGGCGCTCGTCTCGGAGAAGTTCTTCGAGCTGTGCAAGATCTTCGGCACCGAGAACGTGGGCATGCTCACCGGCGACGCCTCCGTCAACGCCGACGCCCCCGTCATCTGCTGTACCGCTGAGGTGCTGGCGTCCATCGCGCTGCGCGACGGCAAGCACGCCGACGTCGGCCAGGTCGTCATGGACGAGTTCCACTTCTACGCGGAGGGCGACCGCGGCTGGGCCTGGCAGATCCCGATCCTGGAACTTCCCCAGGCGCAGTTCATCCTGATGTCCGCGACACTCGGCGACGTCTCGATGTTCGAGAAGGACCTCACCCGGCGCACCGGCCGCCCCACCTCGGTGGTCCGCTCGGCGACCCGGCCCGTGCCGCTCTCCTACGAGTACGTGCTGACCCCGTTGACGGAGACGCTCACCGAGTTGCTCGCGACCAGGCAGGCCCCGGTCTACATCGTCCACTTCACCCAGGCGCAGGCCGTGGAGCGGGCACAGGCGCTGATGAGCATCAACATGTGCACCCGGGAGGAGAAGGACCAGATCGCCGATCTGATCGGCAACTTCCGGTTCACCACCAAGTTCGGCCAGAACCTCTCCCGCTACGTGCGGCACGGAATCGGTGTCCATCACGCCGGCATGCTCCCCAAGTACCGTCGGCTGGTCGAGAAGCTCGCCCAGGCCGGCCTGCTGAAGGTCATCTGCGGCACGGACACCCTCGGTGTCGGTGTCAATGTGCCGATCCGCACCGTGCTGTTCACCGCGCTGACGAAGTACGACGGCAACCGGGTCCGCACGCTGCGCGCCCGTGAGTTCCACCAGATCGCGGGGCGCGCCGGGCGGGCGGGTTTCGACACGGCGGGGTTCGTCGTCGCGCAGGCGCCCGAGCACGTGATCGAGAACGAGAAGGCCCTCTCCAAGGCGGGCGACGACCCGAAGAAGCGTCGCAAGGTGGTGCGCAAGAAGGCTCCCGAGGGCTTCGTCGGGTGGACGGACAGCACCTTCGAGAAGCTCATCGCCTCCGAGCCCGAGCCGCTCACCTCCCGCTTCCGGGTGACCCACACGATGCTGCTGTCGGTCATCGCCCGGCCGGGCAACGCCTTCGAGGCGATGCGGCATCTGCTGGAGGACAACCACGAGCCCCGCAAGCAGCAGTTGCGGCACATCCGGCGGGCGATCGCGATCTACCGCTCGCTCCTGGACGGCGGCATCGTCGAGAAGCTGGACACGCCGGACGCCGAGGGCCGCATCGTGCGTCTCACCGTCGACCTTCAGCAGGACTTCGCGCTCAACCAGCCGCTGTCGACCTTCGCGCTGGCCGCGTTCGACCTGCTGGACCCCGAGTCCCCGTCCTACGCGCTCGACATGGTGTCCGTCGTGGAATCGACGCTGGACGACCCTCGGCAGATCCTCGCGGCCCAGCAGAACAAGGCCCGGGGCGAGGCGGTGGCCGCCATGAAGGCGGACGGCGTCGAGTACGAGGAGCGCATGGAACGGCTCCAGGACGTGTCGTACCCCAAGCCGATGGAAGAGCTGCTGTTCCACGCCTACAACACCTACCGCACGAGCCACCCGTGGGTCGGTGACCATCCGCTGTCGCCGAAGTCCGTGATCCGTGACATGTACGAACGTGCCATGTCCTTCACCGAGTTCGTCTCCTTCTACGAGCTCGCGCGGACCGAGGGCATCGTGCTGCGCTACCTGGCGAGCGCCTACAAGGCCCTGGAACACACCGTCCCGGACGACCTCAAGTCCGAGGACCTGGAGGATCTGATCGCCTGGCTGGGCGAGTTGGTGCGCCAGGTCGATTCCAGCCTGCTGGACGAGTGGGAGCAGCTCGCCAACCCGGAGGAGATGACGGCCGAGGAGGCCCAGGAGAAGGCGGACCAGGTCAAACCGGTCACCGCGAACGCCCGTGCCTTCCGTGTCCTCGTCCGCAACGCGATGTTCCGCCGCGTCGAACTCGCGGCGCTCGACAACGTCGACGAGCTGGGCTCGATGGACGCCGACTCCGGCTGGGACGCCGATGCCTGGGGCGAGGCGATGGACAAGTACTGGGACGAGTACGAGGACCTCGGCACCGGCCCGGACGCCCGCGGCCCCAAGCTGCTGTCCATCGTGGAGGAGCCGCAGAACAGCCTGTGGCGCGTTCGCCAGACCTTCGCCGACCCGAACGGCGACCACGACTGGGGCATCAGCGCGGAGGTCGACCTGACGGCGTCCGACGCGGAGGGCCGTGCCGTCGTCAAGGTCACCGACGTCGGCCAGTTGTGA
- a CDS encoding metal-dependent hydrolase, translating into MMGPAHSLSGAAAWLGVGAAAAATGHTMPWPVLLVGALICAGAALAPDLDHKAATISRAFGPISRGLCEIVDKLSYAVYKSTRKPGDPRRSGGHRTLTHTWLWAVLIGAGSSVVAITGGRWAVLAILFIHMVLAIEGLLWRAARGSSSDVLVWLLAATSAWILAGILDKPGNGADWLFTAPGQEYLWLGLPIVLGALVHDIGDALTVSGCPILWPIPLGRKRWYPIGPPKVMRFRAGSWVELKVLMPAFMLLGGVGCAAALNFI; encoded by the coding sequence ATGATGGGACCAGCACACTCACTGTCGGGGGCCGCGGCCTGGCTCGGTGTCGGGGCGGCGGCCGCCGCCACCGGTCACACCATGCCCTGGCCGGTCCTCCTCGTCGGAGCCCTCATCTGCGCGGGGGCCGCGCTCGCCCCCGACCTGGACCACAAGGCCGCGACCATCTCGAGGGCCTTCGGGCCGATCTCACGCGGGCTCTGCGAGATCGTCGACAAGCTCTCGTACGCCGTCTACAAATCGACACGCAAGCCGGGCGACCCGCGGCGCTCCGGTGGCCACCGCACACTGACGCACACCTGGCTGTGGGCGGTGCTGATCGGCGCGGGGTCTTCGGTGGTGGCCATCACCGGCGGCCGCTGGGCGGTCCTGGCGATCCTGTTCATCCACATGGTGCTCGCGATCGAGGGGCTGCTGTGGCGGGCCGCGCGCGGGTCCAGCAGCGACGTCCTGGTCTGGCTGCTGGCCGCGACCAGCGCCTGGATCCTCGCCGGGATCCTGGACAAGCCGGGCAACGGGGCGGACTGGCTGTTCACCGCGCCCGGCCAGGAGTACCTGTGGCTGGGCCTGCCGATCGTCCTGGGCGCGCTGGTGCACGACATCGGGGACGCGCTGACGGTGTCGGGCTGCCCGATCTTGTGGCCGATCCCGCTCGGCCGCAAGCGCTGGTACCCGATCGGCCCGCCCAAGGTGATGCGCTTCCGGGCCGGCAGCTGGGTCGAGCTGAAGGTGCTCATGCCGGCGTTCATGCTGCTGGGCGGGGTGGGCTGCGCGGCGGCGCTGAACTTCATCTGA
- a CDS encoding roadblock/LC7 domain-containing protein, translating into MEQNTKLGWLLDDLTERVEHVRHALVLSNDGLVTGASKGLRREDAEHLAAVSSGLHSLAKGSGRHFGAGQVRQTMIEFDEAVLFVTAAGDGSCLCVLSAAEADIGQVAYEMTLLVNRVGEHLRVDTRQPERSPTRDS; encoded by the coding sequence ATGGAGCAGAACACAAAACTCGGCTGGCTGCTGGACGATCTGACCGAACGGGTCGAACACGTGCGCCATGCGCTGGTGCTCTCCAACGACGGGCTGGTCACCGGCGCGAGCAAGGGACTTCGGCGCGAGGACGCCGAACACCTGGCGGCGGTCTCGTCGGGTCTGCACAGTCTGGCCAAGGGCTCCGGCCGGCACTTCGGCGCCGGTCAGGTACGCCAGACGATGATCGAGTTCGACGAAGCGGTGCTCTTCGTCACCGCGGCGGGCGACGGCAGCTGCCTGTGCGTCCTCAGCGCCGCGGAGGCCGACATCGGTCAGGTCGCGTACGAGATGACCCTGCTGGTGAACCGTGTCGGTGAACACCTCCGAGTGGACACACGTCAGCCGGAACGATCACCTACACGGGACTCCTGA
- a CDS encoding acyl-CoA thioesterase has product MTNPAERLVDLLDLEKIEVNIFRGRSPDESLQRVFGGQVAGQALVAAGRTTEGDRPVHSLHAYFLRPGRPGVPIVYQVERVRDGRSFTTRRVTAVQQGRTIFNLTASFHKPEEGTFEHQLPPAREVPDPESLPTLPQEISQHLGTLPEALERMARRQPFDIRYVDRLRWTPDEIKDAEPRSAVWMRAVGPLGDDPLVHTCALTYASDMTLLDAVRIPVEPLWGPRGFDMASLDHAMWFHRPFRADEWFLYDQESPIATGGRGLARGRIYDRKGRLLVSVVQEGLFRAL; this is encoded by the coding sequence ATGACGAACCCAGCCGAGAGACTCGTCGACCTGCTCGACCTGGAGAAGATCGAGGTCAACATCTTCCGGGGCCGCAGCCCCGACGAGTCACTGCAGCGTGTCTTCGGTGGCCAGGTGGCGGGCCAGGCGCTGGTCGCCGCCGGGCGCACCACCGAGGGCGACCGGCCGGTGCACTCGCTGCACGCGTACTTCCTTCGGCCGGGCAGGCCGGGCGTGCCGATCGTGTACCAGGTCGAACGGGTCCGGGACGGGCGCTCTTTCACCACCCGGCGGGTCACCGCCGTGCAGCAGGGACGCACGATCTTCAATCTGACCGCCTCCTTTCACAAGCCTGAGGAAGGAACCTTCGAGCATCAGTTGCCGCCGGCCCGGGAGGTCCCCGACCCCGAGTCGCTGCCGACGCTGCCGCAGGAGATCTCCCAGCACCTGGGCACGCTGCCGGAGGCGTTGGAACGCATGGCGCGCCGCCAGCCGTTCGACATCCGGTACGTGGACCGGCTGCGCTGGACGCCGGACGAGATCAAGGACGCGGAGCCGCGCAGCGCCGTGTGGATGAGGGCCGTGGGGCCGCTGGGCGACGACCCTCTCGTGCACACCTGTGCTCTCACGTACGCGAGTGACATGACCCTTCTGGACGCCGTCCGTATTCCGGTGGAACCGTTGTGGGGTCCGCGTGGTTTCGACATGGCCTCGCTCGATCACGCCATGTGGTTCCACCGGCCGTTCCGGGCGGACGAGTGGTTCCTGTACGACCAGGAGTCGCCCATCGCGACCGGCGGTCGAGGGCTGGCCCGCGGGCGCATCTACGACCGGAAGGGACGACTGCTCGTCTCCGTCGTCCAGGAAGGTCTGTTCCGGGCGCTGTAG
- a CDS encoding sensor histidine kinase: MRTPRTTPAPGTESPSRTPARGRRAHARPPADEYGDLDEDARAREGGTASRPDAVPRRAARWSPRPRTVRAKIICLLMVPVVSLFALWAYATVTTAQDVARLRQLQRVDSMIRVPIDAAVTALQTERTVSVRYATDPRSERRGDLTTLAARTDRAVAKLRLGDQNTVADGADLPNGVAGRLGSFVTAAENLRTLRGAVRERRTGWDDAYGEYTKVISSAFAVTGALTSVQDPGPGSEARVLLEFSRAGEALAQEDAVLSGARLAGTLDGRRLRLFTEAVATRRALTDASVVDLRGTEQAFWQDLMSGSAYTDVGAVEDRALASRPGAAALAAAPETDWNASHARVRDAMRTIGADAGRGVEGRAYPLTHGLRTPAGAAVLFGLAAVAASLVISVRIGRGLVVELVALRNSALEIARRKLPDAMRKLRAGEEIDVRAEAPPGPPAEDETGQVAEALGTVHRAALRAAVERAELASGISGVFVNLARRSQVLVHRQLSLLDSMERRSDDPDELGDLFRLDHLTTRMRRHAENLIILSGAAPGRAWRLPVPLTNVVRAAVSEIEDYARVEVRQFPETSVVGAAVADLTHLLAELVENAAQFSPPHTHVRITGEAVGNGFALEVEDRGLGMGKETLDEANRRIEETETLDLSDSDRLGLFVVSRLAARHDIKVHLRTSPYGGTTAVVLLPTALLQAGSAERSPSEADTEGPKERGYARVPAAPESETVLQAPVERPVLVAPVRTSAEAPAGPAPETPPPGVTALRPHRPPEDSDGDDSLPRRVRQASLAPQLREQRPEEPVHVPGPRREDTRTPELVRDRMTAYRDGWARGSGRTSGPGGTTAPDAGGDSGEGDPA; encoded by the coding sequence ATGCGTACACCCCGTACAACCCCCGCACCCGGCACCGAGTCGCCGTCCCGCACTCCGGCGCGGGGCCGCCGTGCCCACGCCCGACCGCCCGCCGACGAGTACGGCGACCTCGACGAGGACGCCCGCGCGAGGGAGGGCGGGACAGCCTCCCGGCCCGACGCGGTCCCACGACGCGCGGCTCGATGGAGTCCGCGTCCCCGCACCGTACGGGCCAAGATCATCTGCCTGTTGATGGTGCCGGTCGTCTCCCTGTTCGCCCTGTGGGCGTACGCCACGGTGACCACGGCCCAGGACGTCGCGCGACTGAGACAGCTGCAACGCGTGGACTCCATGATCCGTGTGCCGATCGACGCCGCCGTCACCGCGCTGCAGACCGAACGGACGGTTTCCGTCCGGTACGCGACCGACCCTCGATCCGAGCGGCGGGGAGACCTCACGACCCTCGCCGCGCGCACCGACCGCGCGGTGGCGAAACTACGGCTGGGCGACCAGAACACCGTCGCCGACGGAGCCGACCTGCCCAACGGGGTGGCCGGCCGCCTCGGCTCCTTCGTCACCGCGGCGGAGAACCTGCGCACACTGCGCGGCGCCGTACGGGAACGCCGGACCGGCTGGGACGACGCCTACGGGGAGTACACCAAGGTCATTTCGTCGGCCTTCGCCGTGACGGGCGCCCTCACCAGCGTCCAGGACCCGGGTCCGGGGTCCGAGGCGCGCGTGCTCCTCGAGTTCTCCCGGGCGGGCGAGGCACTCGCCCAGGAGGACGCGGTGCTGTCCGGCGCACGGCTCGCGGGCACGCTCGACGGTCGACGGCTGCGGCTGTTCACCGAGGCCGTCGCCACCCGCCGTGCACTGACCGACGCGTCCGTAGTGGACCTGAGGGGAACCGAACAGGCCTTCTGGCAGGACCTCATGAGCGGGAGCGCGTACACGGACGTGGGCGCCGTCGAGGACCGGGCGCTCGCGTCCCGACCGGGGGCCGCCGCCCTCGCCGCCGCGCCGGAGACGGACTGGAACGCGTCCCACGCGCGCGTACGCGACGCCATGCGCACCATCGGGGCCGACGCGGGCCGAGGCGTCGAAGGCCGCGCCTACCCGTTGACCCACGGTCTGCGGACGCCCGCCGGCGCCGCCGTGCTGTTCGGGCTCGCCGCCGTCGCCGCGTCACTCGTCATCTCCGTGCGCATCGGCCGCGGTCTGGTCGTCGAACTGGTGGCCCTGCGTAACAGCGCCCTAGAGATCGCCCGGCGCAAACTCCCCGACGCCATGCGCAAACTGCGCGCGGGCGAGGAGATCGACGTCCGGGCCGAGGCGCCGCCGGGGCCGCCCGCCGAGGACGAGACCGGTCAGGTCGCGGAGGCCCTGGGCACCGTCCACCGGGCCGCCCTGCGTGCCGCGGTCGAACGCGCGGAACTCGCGAGCGGCATCTCGGGGGTCTTCGTCAATCTCGCTCGCCGCAGCCAAGTGCTCGTGCATCGCCAACTGAGCCTGCTGGACAGCATGGAGCGCCGGTCCGACGACCCGGACGAGCTGGGCGACCTCTTCAGGCTCGACCACCTCACCACCCGTATGCGGCGCCACGCGGAGAACCTCATCATTTTGTCGGGCGCGGCTCCCGGCCGGGCCTGGCGCCTGCCGGTCCCGCTCACGAACGTGGTCCGTGCGGCCGTGTCCGAGATCGAGGACTACGCGCGCGTGGAGGTGCGGCAGTTCCCGGAGACGTCCGTCGTCGGCGCCGCCGTCGCCGACCTCACCCACCTCCTGGCGGAACTCGTGGAGAACGCCGCGCAGTTCTCGCCGCCGCACACCCATGTCCGTATCACCGGCGAGGCGGTCGGCAACGGCTTCGCCCTGGAGGTCGAGGACCGCGGCCTCGGCATGGGCAAGGAAACGCTCGACGAGGCCAATCGGCGCATCGAGGAGACCGAGACGCTCGACCTGTCCGACAGCGACCGGCTCGGTCTCTTCGTGGTCAGCAGGCTCGCCGCCCGGCACGACATCAAGGTGCATCTGCGGACCTCGCCCTACGGAGGCACCACCGCGGTCGTGCTCCTCCCTACGGCACTCCTGCAGGCGGGTTCGGCGGAACGGTCCCCCAGTGAGGCGGACACCGAAGGTCCCAAGGAACGGGGGTACGCGCGCGTGCCGGCGGCCCCCGAGAGCGAGACCGTCCTCCAGGCGCCCGTTGAGCGGCCCGTTCTCGTGGCCCCCGTGCGGACGTCCGCTGAGGCCCCCGCGGGCCCGGCCCCCGAAACACCGCCCCCTGGAGTCACCGCCTTGCGGCCGCACCGCCCTCCGGAGGATTCGGACGGTGACGACAGCCTTCCCAGGCGCGTACGGCAGGCCAGCCTCGCACCCCAACTGCGCGAACAGCGCCCCGAGGAGCCGGTGCATGTGCCCGGTCCCCGGCGCGAGGACACCCGCACCCCCGAACTCGTACGGGACCGGATGACCGCCTACCGCGACGGCTGGGCGCGCGGCAGCGGCCGGACCTCCGGTCCCGGCGGCACCACGGCCCCCGACGCGGGTGGCGACAGCGGCGAAGGAGACCCCGCATGA
- a CDS encoding DUF6397 family protein has translation MSGNTVTQSVTWSLARAARELDLRRGEFDLAVHLGYVRTVPDEGGAGRRVTRAEIDRVRSQEGFPEALRERVKAVGTTEGAALMGVSTARFTRLARLGLVVPVKFYVNRYRAVVWLYLAEELRRFPAERQNVPLLRGRMPEGLRDQLGAGLDLRPRNWRGRHMGFLLRQAEDPWARAAVVASLLEPAQLAEVIRDPYERACLNRFRPERPGHGAPDSPAAYLVSRIMTADDPDEISWLRADLGHAVAEAREAHPAPRPTPRARTGVVPEPAGPSAEEHPTVPGSPPVPVAEAAAFAPTGSVSGPVAAVRAVAVPILSPTVVPRSETVLPENPPEPGEDGRPRGLFGWLRRRDA, from the coding sequence ATGTCAGGCAACACCGTCACCCAGTCCGTCACATGGTCGCTCGCCCGCGCGGCCCGGGAGCTCGATCTCCGGCGCGGCGAGTTCGACCTGGCCGTGCATCTCGGATACGTACGCACCGTCCCCGACGAAGGGGGAGCGGGCCGCCGGGTCACCCGGGCGGAGATCGACCGCGTGCGGTCCCAGGAAGGCTTCCCCGAAGCGCTGAGGGAGCGGGTCAAGGCCGTGGGTACGACGGAGGGTGCCGCCCTCATGGGCGTCTCCACCGCCAGGTTCACGCGCCTCGCCCGCCTGGGCCTGGTGGTGCCGGTGAAGTTCTATGTGAACCGTTACAGGGCCGTGGTCTGGCTCTATCTGGCCGAGGAGCTGCGCCGCTTCCCGGCCGAGAGGCAGAACGTCCCGCTGCTCAGGGGCCGTATGCCCGAGGGACTGCGCGACCAGCTGGGGGCGGGCCTGGACCTCCGGCCCCGCAACTGGCGCGGACGGCACATGGGATTCCTGCTGCGCCAGGCCGAGGACCCCTGGGCCAGGGCGGCGGTCGTGGCCTCGCTGCTCGAACCCGCCCAGCTGGCCGAGGTGATCAGGGATCCGTACGAGCGTGCCTGCCTGAACCGCTTCCGTCCCGAACGACCCGGGCACGGCGCGCCGGACTCGCCCGCCGCGTACCTCGTCTCCCGGATCATGACGGCCGACGACCCCGACGAGATCAGCTGGCTCCGCGCCGACCTCGGTCACGCCGTCGCCGAAGCCCGGGAGGCACACCCCGCTCCGCGTCCCACCCCGAGGGCCCGAACCGGCGTCGTCCCGGAACCGGCGGGGCCGTCCGCGGAGGAACACCCCACGGTGCCGGGCTCTCCACCGGTTCCCGTCGCCGAGGCCGCCGCCTTCGCTCCGACCGGCTCAGTCTCGGGACCCGTAGCCGCGGTACGCGCCGTCGCGGTGCCGATCCTGTCCCCGACGGTCGTCCCGCGCTCCGAGACGGTCCTGCCTGAGAACCCGCCCGAGCCCGGGGAGGACGGGCGACCGCGGGGCCTGTTCGGGTGGCTGCGCCGCAGAGACGCCTGA
- a CDS encoding GTP-binding protein, translating to MVTENSDASAAESSALALKILVAGGFGVGKTTLVGAVSEIRPLRTEELLSEAGQSVDDTEGVDRKSTTTVAMDFGRITIRSGLSLYLFGTPGQDRFWFLWDELSLGALGAVVLADTRRLEDCFPAVDYFEHRHIPFVVAVNCFAGARAYGAQDVSRALDLDRGTPVVLCDARDRDSGKEVLIRLVEYAGRVHTARLLDSVG from the coding sequence ATGGTCACCGAGAACTCCGACGCCTCGGCCGCCGAGTCGTCCGCGCTGGCCCTGAAGATCCTGGTCGCCGGCGGGTTCGGCGTGGGAAAGACCACCCTGGTGGGCGCGGTCAGCGAGATCCGACCGCTGCGCACCGAGGAACTGCTCAGCGAGGCGGGCCAGTCGGTGGACGACACCGAGGGGGTGGACCGCAAATCCACGACCACCGTCGCCATGGACTTCGGCCGCATCACCATCCGCTCCGGCCTCTCCCTCTACCTCTTCGGCACCCCCGGCCAGGACCGGTTCTGGTTCCTGTGGGACGAGTTGTCTCTGGGCGCGCTCGGCGCCGTCGTCCTCGCCGACACCCGGCGACTCGAGGACTGCTTCCCGGCGGTGGACTACTTCGAGCACCGGCACATCCCGTTCGTGGTAGCCGTCAACTGCTTCGCGGGCGCCCGGGCCTACGGAGCCCAGGACGTGTCCCGCGCCCTCGACCTCGACCGGGGCACGCCGGTGGTGCTCTGTGACGCCCGTGACCGCGATTCCGGGAAGGAGGTACTGATCCGCCTGGTGGAGTATGCCGGGCGGGTGCACACCGCCCGACTGCTCGACTCCGTCGGCTGA
- a CDS encoding DUF742 domain-containing protein, with protein MSEGTAGSQWYDNEAGPLVRPYAMTGGRTQAGPTGAHFDLIALVTLVTDAADADDDSLLGPEHRHLIDLCRTETQSVAELAADTDLPVGVVRVLLGDLLERGRITVSRPVPPAQLPDERILHEVIAGLRAL; from the coding sequence ATGAGCGAGGGGACGGCGGGCAGCCAGTGGTACGACAACGAGGCAGGGCCCCTCGTCCGTCCGTACGCGATGACGGGCGGCCGCACCCAAGCCGGGCCCACGGGGGCGCACTTCGACCTGATCGCCCTGGTGACCCTCGTCACGGACGCAGCCGACGCGGACGACGACTCGTTGCTCGGGCCGGAGCACCGCCACCTCATCGACCTGTGCCGGACCGAGACGCAGTCGGTCGCCGAGCTCGCCGCGGACACCGACCTTCCGGTGGGTGTGGTCAGGGTGCTGCTGGGCGACCTGCTGGAACGCGGTCGTATCACGGTCAGCCGCCCGGTGCCGCCCGCGCAACTGCCCGACGAGCGGATCCTCCATGAGGTGATCGCAGGGCTGAGGGCGCTCTAG